Below is a genomic region from Halostella litorea.
GAGCCGCGGCTTGGCGCGCGCCTGCTGGACGCCGACGGGGAGCGGGCGGTCTGTGAGAGCTGCAACAACTGCGCGGTGCCGCAGGCGACCGGCGCGCCCGGAGTCTGTCGAACCCCGTCGGTGCTCGAAGCGCGGGGACGCCTCGACCGGGCCGGCGCGTACGACCGCGACGAGTGAGCGCCCCCGTGGGGGCGAACGGTCCCTCGGCCAAAAGTTGTATTACGGTTGACGTGTTACCTCGTTTGAGCCATGTTCACAGGGGGCAGCGCCGAACGGCACGCCGGAACAGGTGGAGCACGGGGACAGGGAGATGGCACAGTGTAACAACTGCACCGAGGAGATAGCGGCCGACGAGGAGGCCCACGTCAGGGTCGTCAAGCCGATGGAGTTCAAGGGGAGCACGGAGCAAATCGAGCACTACTACTGCTCCGTCAACTGTCTGGTAGAACGGGCACGGGCGTAACTGACAGCAACGAATGACGACCGTCCGGTGAAATCCCAACCTACGGTCACGTAGGAGCGGGCAAACCGCCGGGGGCGGCGGCCGGAACGCGGCCCCCACGGCGGCAGTCCCGGTAACGACTCGTTGCTTTCGACCCGGTGAGCATAGCTGGTTCATAACAAAGGCCGGGTATCGGCAACGCGAAAACAGAAGAGGGGACGGGGACCGCCGGCAGCGTCGGTGGCGTTTTTCCGTCGTCGCCCGGACGCCGGCGACCGCCCCTCGCCGGAGACACAATGTCACGCCTGAACACCCATCGAAGCGGTCGTCGCGCGGAGATAGAACCGGAGAACACGGAGACGGAGTCGGACTGCCCCGAGTGCGGGGCCGACCAGTTCGTACAGAGTCCCGACCGCGGGGAGCTCGTCTGCGACGACTGCGGGCTCGTCGTCGACGAGGAGGCGATAGACTACGGGCCGGAGTGGCGGGCGTTCAGCCACGAGGAGCGCCAGCAGAAGTCCCGGGTCGGCGCGCCAACGACCGAGACGATGCACGACCGCGGGCTGACGACCGACATCGACTGGCGCAACACGGACGCCAAGGGCCGGTCGATCGGCTCGGAGAAGCGCGGCCAGCTCCACCGCCTCCGGAAGTGGCAGCGCCGCATCCGGACCCGCGACGCGGGCGAGCGCAACCTGAAGCAGGCGCTCTCGGAGATAGACCGGATGGCGTCGGCGCTGGGCGTCCCGCGGTTCGTCCGGGAGATAGCGAGCGTGATGTACCGAAAGGCCCTGGAGAAAGACCTCATCCGCGGGCGCTCCATCGAGGGCGTCGCGACGGCGACGCTGTACGCCGCCTGCCGCAAGGAGGGGATCGCCCGGAGCCTGGAGGAGATAAGCGAGGTGTCGCGGGTCGACCGCCGCGAGATCGGCCGCACGTACCGCTACATCTCCCAGGAACTCGGCCTGGAGATGAAACCGGTCGACCCCAAGCAGTTCGTCCCGCGCTTCTGCTCGGAGCTGGAGGTGAGCGAGAGCGTCCGGACCCGCGCCCGCGAGATCGTCGAGCGGACCGCCAAGGAGGGGCTCCACTCCGGCAAGTCGCCGACCGGTTTCGCCGCGGCGGCGATCTACACGGCGTCGCTTGACTGCGACGAGAAGCAGACCCAGCGCGCGGTCGCCGAGGTGGCGCAGGTGACGGAAGTGACGATCCGCAACCGCTACCAGGAGCAGACCGCGGTGCTCGAAGGCGACGCGTAGCTTTTCCCCGCGGCGGGCCCATAGCCCGCCACGCATGACCGATGACATCGCGAGCCACGTCGACGGCCTCCTCCACGAACAGACCCAGGTGCGCGACCGCGGCGTCGACCTGACCGCCGCCGAGGTGTACGAGGTGACCGCGCCCGGCCGCGTCGACTTCGGCGGCAGCGAACTGACCGACGCCGAGCGCACGCCCCACGACCGCGTCCGGCGGAACGAGGGCGACGACTACGAGTGGTGGCACCTGGACGCCGGCCAGTACCTCGTCGAGTACAACGAGTCGGTCGCCGGCGACGCCGTCCTGACGGTCCAGCCGCGGTGCGAACTGCGCGAGCGGGGCGCGAGCCACCCGACGCTGACCGTCGCCGAACTGGGGCCGGTGCCGCTGTCGGTCGGCGGCGCGGGGATCCGGCTAAAGGAAAACGCCCGGATCTCGACCGTCGTCGACGCCGAGCGCCGGTGACGGCCCGCGACGGCGGGCGTGCGGGCGACCCACGGACCGATCCGCTATCCGTGGCTTCTTGTCCGGGCGACGAGGATCGTCGGACAGCGTGGCACCACGGGACCGGACGGCGGACGACGGCCTCGGGCGGGCGCTCGGGGCGCTGGCTGTCGGGTGGTTTCTGACGCTCGGCGCGCGCTTTCTCCCGCCGGCGATCCTGCCCCAGATCCGGGCGACGTTCGGCATCGGCGACGCGACCGCGGGGGTCGCCATCTCCGCGATCTGGGTCGGCTACGGCTTGATGCAGTTCCCCGCCGGCGCGCTCGCCGACCGGGTCGACGAGCGGACGCTGCTGAGCCTCAGCCTCGTCCTCGCGGGGGCGAGCCTGGCGGCGATCGCGGGCGCGCCGGCGTTCGGCGTGTTCCTCGTCGCCTGCGTCCTGTTCGGCCTCGGGACGGGGCTGTTCGGGCCGCCGCGGGGCATCGCGCTCTCGAACCTGTTCGCGCCGACGCCGGGCCGGGCGTTCGGGATCACCCTCGCCGCCGGGAGCGTCGGGTCGGCCGCCCTGCCGTTCGTCGCCAGCGTCCTCACGGACCGGATCGGCTGGCGGCTCGCGGTCGGCCTGCTGGTCCCGGCGTTTCTCGGGGTCGCCGCCGCGACCCTGCGGTACGTCCCGGCCGACACCGGGAGCGGGTCCGACGACGGCGACGACGCGGCCAGCCTCCGGCGGACGCTCGGGCGCGCCCTGACCGACCGGCAGGTCCTGACCGCCGTCGCGGCGCTGACGCTCATGCTGTTTACGTTCCAGGCGCTGACCGCCTTCCTCCCGACGTACCTGATCCGGGCGAAGGGGGTCGGCCAGGGGGTCGCCGGGGCGCTGTTCGGCGTCCTGTTCGTCGCGGGCGCGGCCGCCCAGTTGGCCGGCGGCGACGCCGTCGACCGCTACGGGACGCGGGCGGTGATGGTCGCCGTCGCCGTCGCGACCGCGCTGAGCCTCGCCGCCCTCCCGCTGGTCGGCGGCCTCGTCCCCGTCGCCGCCGTGGTCGTCCTGCTGGCGACCCAGATGGCGGTCCAGCCGGTGATGAACTCCTACATCATCGAGGCGCTGCCGCCGGCGGGCACCGGCACCGCGTGGGGCTTTCTGCGGACGGCGTTTTTCCTGCTCGGCGCGACCGGGTCGACCGTGGTCGGGGTGCTCTCCGAGCGCGGGCTGCTGGACGAGTCGTTCTACCTGCTGGCGGGGGTCACGGCCGTCGCCGTTTTGCTGTTCGTCCTGCTGCCGGCGGAGTCGTGATCACGCCCCGTCGGCGTACACCTTCACCTCGCCGTCCTCGGTGAGGCCGACCTCGACCGCCGTGTCGAGGCGGCTCTCCGCGACGTACGCCTCCAGTTCGCCGTACAGGTGGGCGTTCAGCTCCGGCGTGCAGTAGTCGACCTTGATCCCCGCCTCGTCGCCACGCTCGTACACCGCCTCGACGACGTCCTCGAAGTACGTGCCCGCCTCGACAGTGAACCGGACCGGCGAGCGGAGCGTCCGGACGAGTTCGAGCGTCCGCCGGGCCTTCGAGACGTTCTCCTGGGCGGCGCGCTCTATCGCGCTCACGTTCGAGGCGGTCGTCCCGAGCCGCTCGGCGACCTCCCGCTGGGTGTGGCCCGCCTCCCGAAGTTCGAGCACCTCAACCTGTCGCTCGGTCAGCGCGGTGTCGGCGGCCGTCGGCATGGGAGATCAAACGAAACCGTTTGGGATAAGCTTTAGGTCGAACTCTTTCGATTGTACAACTATGGGACGCGACGAGCGGGTCGGACGGCGGGCGGTGCTGGCGGCCGCGGCGGGCGGAGTCGCCGGGATGGCCGGGTGCGGGGCCGTCTCCGGCGAGGACGCCGTCTCCGTGCTCGCGGCCGGCAGCCTCCAGAACGCGCTGGAGAACGGGCTCCCGGACCGGGTCGACGCCGCCGTCCGGGTGGAGGCACACGGTTCCGCCCGGGCCGCCCGCCTCGTCGCGGACGGCGCGAAGGACCCGGACATCGTCTCGGTCGCCGACGCCGCGCTGTTCGACGGCCCGCTCCGCCCGGGCTGGCACGCCGAGTTCGCCACCAACGCGGTCGTCCTCGCGTACGACCCCGACAGCGAGGGCGGCCGCCGTATCGCGGAGGCGGGGACCGAGGCGTGGTACCGGCCGCTGCTGTCCGGCGCGGCGTCGCTCGGCCGGACGGACCCGGACCTCGACCCGCTTGGCTACCGGACGCTGTTCGCGCTCGAACTGGCGACCGACCACTACGGGACGGACGCCGACCTCCGCGGGGCGGTGCCCGAGCGCGACCAGGTGTACCCGGAGACGCAGCTGCTGAGCCAGTTCGAGACCGGCGGGATAGACGCCGCCTTCACCTACCGGAGCATGGCCGTCGACCGCGGGTACGAGTTCGTCGCGCTCCCGGCCGCGGTGGACCTGAGCGACCCCGCGCTCGCCGACCGGTACGCGGCCGCGACGTACGAACTGCCCGGCGGGAAGACCGTCCGCGGCGCACCGATACGCTACGCGTCCACGCTCCGCCGGGAGTCGTCGGCAGCGACCGACGCGTTCGAGGCACACGTCGCCGGGGGGTACCTCGCCGACTTCGGCTTCGGCGTCCCCGAGAACTACCCGCGGTACACCGGGGATGTTCCCGACGCGGTCTGAGGTCGCCGGCCGGCGGATCGACCCGCTGTCGGTGATCCTTGCGCTCGGCGGCGTGTTGCTGCTGTACTACCTCGTCCCGCTGGTCTCGCTGTTCGTCGCGCAACCGCCGGGCGCGGTCTGGGCGCAGTTGACGACGCCGCGGGTCGCCGGGGCCGTGCGGACCTCGCTGTGGGCCGCGGTCGCCAGCACGGCGGTCGCGACGGCCTTCGGCCTGCCGCTTGCCTACTGGCTGGCGCGGGCGGACGGCCGGGCCGCGACGCTCGTCACCGCCGCGGTCGTGTTGCCGCTCGTGCTCCCGCCGGTGGTCAGCGGGATGCTCCTGCTCACCGTCGTCGGGCCGGACACCGCGCTCGGCGGGCTCGCGGCCGCGAACGGCGTTTCGCTCACGCGCTCTATCGTCGGCGTCGTGCTCGCCCAGACTTTCGTCGCGTCGCCGTTCGTCGTCGTCACCGCGAAGGCGGCGTTCGAGGGCGTCGACCGGCGGCTGGAGCACGCGTCGCGCTCGCTCGGCAAGGGCCGGCTGACGACGTTCCGGCGGGTGACGCTCCCGCTGTCGTGGCCGGGCGTACTCGCCGGGATGACCCTCGCCTTCGCCCGGTCGCTGGGGGAGTTCGGCGCGACAATCATGCTCGCGTACTACCCGCGGACGATGCCCGTCCAGATCTGGGTGTCGTTTACCACCGCGGGAATCGAGCGCGCGTTCCCGGTCGCGGTCGTCCTCGTCTGCGTCGCCGTCGGCACGCTCGCCGCGCTGAACGCCCTCGGCTCGAACCCCCTCGCCTGACCATGCTCGTCGTCGAAGACCTCACGAAGGCGTTCGACGCGTTCCGGCTCGGCCCGGTGGACCTGACGGTCGGCGACGAGGTGCTCGCCGTCCTCGGGCCGTCGGGCTGTGGCAAGTCGACGCTGCTTGGCCTCGTCGCGGGGACGCTCGACCCCGACGGCGGCCGCGTCTCGCTGTCGGGCCGCCGCCTCGACGGCCGCCCGCCCGAAGAGCGCGGCGTCGGCGTCGTGTTCCAGGACGGCGCGCTGTTCCCGCACATGACCGCCCGCGAGAACGTCGCCTACGCCGGGGCCGCCCCGGAGCGGGTCGCGGACCTGGCGACCACGCTGGAAGTGGCCGACGTGCTGGACCGTCCGGCAACGGCGCTGTCGGGCGGCGAACGTCAGCGCGTCGCGCTGGCCCGCGCGCTGGCCGCCGACCCCGACGCCCTCCTGCTCGACGAGCCGCTGGCGAACCTCGACGCGCCGGTCCGCCGCCGCCTCCGCGGGGCGCTCCACGAGACGTTCGCGGAGACCGGCGTCCCGACGGTGCTCGTGACCCACGACCGTCGGGTCGCGACCGCGGTAGGCGACCGCGTCGCTGTCCTGCGTGACGGCGGCGTCGAGCAGGTCGGCACGCCGTCGGCGGTGCTCGACCGCCCGGCGACGCCGTTCGTCGCGCGGTTCACCGGGAGCGAGAACGTGTTCGAAAGCAGGGTAGTCGACCGCGACGCGGACGGCGTCGCGCTCGCGTTCGGCGACGCGACGCTCCGGTCGACGCGGGACGCCCCCGCCGGCGCGACCGTGACCGCCTGCGTCAGGCCGGCGCGGGTCCGGCTTGTCGGGGGGGACGCGCCCGAGGGCGCGAACGTCCTCCGGGGCACCGTCGCCCGCTGGCTCCACGAGGGCGACGAGTACCGCGTGACCGCGGCCGTCGACGGCGCGGCGGACCACGTCACGGCCGCGGTCCCGGCGACGGCGTTCGAGCGCGCCGGGGTCGAGCGCGGCGCGACCGTGCGGCTGGCGTTCGACCCGGCGGCGGTCCACCTGATCGAAGCGGCGTGACGCCCCACGGAGTCGCGGCCCGTGTCCTCCAGTTCAGGCCCGGCCCGTGCACCGCCAGGCTTCGGCAGCGTTCGCGAGGTGGTCGGCGTACTCGCGGACGGCGTCGCGCCAGCGGTCGTCGCCGGCGGCGCGGGCGTCGCGCAACTCGTCCAGTTCGTCCCCGTCGTACGGCGACGCGAGGCGCACCATGCCGAAGACGACGGATTCGGCGGCGTCGCCGTCGTCCAGAGCCGGGTCCGTCACCCGATCCCGGACCCGCTCGGGCGGGGCGTCGAGGCGGATCCCCGACCCCGGGATGCTCTTGGACATCTTGGGCGTTCCGTCGACGCCCGGCACGAGCCGGGAGAACAGGCCGACCACCCGCCCGTCGACGCCGGCCGCCGCCCGGAGGTCGTCGAACCGCCGGGCCATCCCGACGTTGTCGGCCCCCAGCGACAGCAGGACGCGGTCGTACCCCGCGCGGAACTCGTCGGTCAGCGGGGCGACGTTGTCCGCCGCCATGAGCAGCCCGCAGAGCGACTCGGAGAACGCCGTCGCGTCGCCGCCCCCGGACTCGACCGCCTCGTAGGCGGCCGCCAGGTCGGCCTCGAACGCCGTGCGCTCGTCCCAGCGGTCGCCGCCGGCGTCGGGGTCGTAGCGGCGCGCGAGGCGGGTTGCCGCGCGCAATGCGTCGGCCGCCTCGCTCTGGACGACCACTCGTCCGCGCTCCGGGTCGAACCCGCGTTCGAGCGCGAACGCGCGGTACCGCTCGGCGCGCTCGCGCAGCGTCGCGGCGTCGCCCCCGCCGGCGTTGTACACCACCTGGTCGGCGACCGTCAGCCGGACGTCGAAGCCGGCGCGCTGGAGGTCGACCGCCGACCGGACCTGCCCGAGCGTCCCGACGTGGGGCGCGCCGGTCGGCGAGATACCGACCGAGACGAGCGTCTCCGCGGGCGTCGCCGCGGCGAGCGCGTCGGCGTCCCCCACGAACGCGAACCGGTGCCGGCAGGTCGACGCCGACAGGTCGCCGATCGGTCCGTCGACGGGGTCGTACCCGCGTCGTTCTACCGCCGCCTCGTAGTGGGTTTCGAGGTCGGTCACGGGCGGAAATGTCTCATCGAGCCATAAAGTGCTAATTCGTCACTAGGTAGCGTGCGACAGAGCCGACCGGTGTCGGCCGGGAGGGTAGCGCGGCGACCGCGACGGCCCGCAGTTGCGTCGCCGGCGACCGTCCGCAACGTTGCGGCCGCCCGTGGTTTCAAGCCCCGCGGGGCCGACGGTTCGGCCATGCCAGCAGCAGTCGTCACCGGGTCGTCGCGCGGCATCGGTCGAGCGATCGCGCTCCGGTTCGCGGCGGACGGGTACGACGTGGCCGTGAACTACCACACGAACGAGGCGAAGGCCGAAGAAGTGGCGGACGCCGTCCGCGAGCGCGGGCAGGAGGCGGTCGCGGTCGGAGCCGACGTGGCCGACCCCGAGGCGGCGGCGCGACTCGTCGACCGCGCGGCCGACGCGTTCGGCGGCGTCGACCACGTCGTCAACAACGCCGGGATCGACCAGCACGTGTACACCGAGAACCTCGACCCCGCCGACTTCGACCGCGTGATGGACGTGAACGTCAACTCGGCGTTCAACGTCACGAAGGCCGCCCTGCCGCACCTCCGTGACTCCGACGACGACCCGTCGGCGACCGCCGTCTCGTCGATACTGGCCCACACCGGCGCGCCGATCGAGGTCCACTACGCCGCCTCGAAGGGCGCGTTGCTCTCGCTGGTTCGCAGCCACGCCGAGGATTTCGCGCCCGACGTCCGGGTCAACGCCGTCGCGCCCGGCCACGTCGAGACGGACATGACCGCCGACCGCTCCCCCGACGAGAAGCGCGAGGAACTGGCCGACATCCCGCTGGACCGGTACGGCCGCCCCGAGGAGATCGCCGACGCCGTCGCGTACCTGCGGGACGCGTCGTTCGTCACGGGCGAGACGCTGAACGTCAACGGCGGCGAGGAGATGCGGTAGGCGGCGGCGCGGCTGGTCGGCGTGGGTTCGGAAGGAAGTAGTCCCGACAGGATTCGAACCTGTGTCGAAGCCCCCAGAAGGCTTCAGGATTGGCCGCTACCCCACGGGACTCGTAGCGTCGCTTTCGAGTGCGCATCCAATAGTAACGCACATCCGTATTTGAGTGTTGCGAAGTCGAATGTCCGCCGCCCTCCGCTACTCGTCGGCGGAGCCGACCCCGGGCGGAACCGAGTAGTGTTCCTTGCGGTGGCAGTTCGCACAGAGGACGGTACACCGGTTTATCTCCTCCCCGATATTTGCCTTCGAGTACCCGTACACGACCATCGCAGAGATACCGAGATCCTTCTCCCCGGGATGGTGGAAATCGAGACAGGCCGGGTTTCCCTCCCCGCACCGCTCACAGGCACAGTTGTCCCGCTTGTACACGTGCAGCCACCGCCTGAGTTCCGCGCGTCGGCGGTCCTTCTTCCGGATCTCCGACTCGCGGTTCTTTCGATACCACCGCTGATACCCGGATAGCTCCCGCCACTCCCGGTCCGACAGGTCGACGTCGTCCGGTTTCGGCTGTACCTCGCCTTCGTTCAACGATCCCCGTTCGAACGTCTCCAGTCCGGCCGCCTCCTTCGCAGCGTTCCAACTACCCATCACGCGCAGGATCGTCGCGGACGCCGGCCTCAGCCCCAGTTCCTCGTACTGTGCCTTGGTCGGCGATTCGCCGAGTTCCCGCGCGGCCTCGCTGAGGGCGTCGAGGTACTCCTCCTCGGTCGTCATGGGGGCGGTAGCCGCGTTCTGGTATTTAATGAGACGACCCGCTAATGAATGTCAACAAACACCAAACTATTATCCGTTGGCGTGTCAACGGCGGGGTATGATCCGTCGGATCCATCCGGTCCGTGGTCGGCGTGGGTAGCCCGCTCGCAGTCGGCCCGTTCAGCAACGCGATGCTGATCGGGGCCGTCTTGACCGTCGGCTTCGGTGCGTTCGGCTTGGTCACGCTGTATCGGGGCGTGAACGACCTTGGACGGGGGTATCGCATCATGTCGAACGACCCCGTCGATGCGGGGAGCGTCCATCTGGAGAGCGGCGTCGTCGAGGTACAGGGGACGGCCGAACCGATCGACGGCACGCTGGACGCGGCGTACACGGAGACGGACTGCCTGGCCTACGAATACGAGGAAAAGCACAAGCACGAGGACCACGACGACGACGGGAACGAACGAGAGGAGTGGCGGACGGTCGACAGCGGCGGCGATGAGACGCCGTTCTACGTGACCGACGACACGGGGTCGGTGGCGGTCGACCCCGACGGGGCCGAGGTGTCGGTCCACTCGGACCGGGTCGATTCGAGCATACGGGTCCGGAAGTACGAGGGCCGACTGGACCCCGGCGAGACGGTCCACGTCTACGGCGAGAAAGTGGACGCGGCCGACACGGCCGACGCGCCCGGCGACGAGCGGGTGTACATCGGCGACGGGGGCACGGCGGAGTCGTTCACCATCTCGGACACGACCGAGAACCGAACGATCATGCGCTACCTCGGCAAGGGGGTGGCCACGACCGTGATAGGCGTCGTCACCCTCGGGGCCGCCAGCGTCCCGACGCTGACGTACACGGGCCACCTCTCGTCGGTCAGGGAGTTCGCGTCGCAGTACCTGCCGCTCCTCCTCGCGTGACCGGCAAGCCGGAGCTGGCACGTTGGTTCGCCGACTGTGCATAGATCGACACCCATTTTACCCTCACCTGTACACACTCGTGTATGTACATCGGCCGTTTCGTCGTCGTCGGCCCGGACGTCGCCGCGTACCGAGTCTCCTCCCGGTCGTTCCCGAACCGCCGGATCGACGAGCGCGAGGGCGCGCTGACCGTCGGCCCGACGGCGGACGCCCCGGAGACGGACAACCCCTACATCGCGTACAACTGCGCCCGCACCGTCGGCGATGCGGCGGTGCTTGGCAACGGGTCGCACGTCGACCCGATCACCGAGAAGGTCGGCCTCGGCTACCCGGCGCGTGACGCGCTGGCCACCGCGTTGCTGTCGCTCGACTACGAGAAGGACGACTACGACACGCCCCGCGTGGCGGGCGTACTGACCGCCGAGGGCGCGTACGTCGGCATCGTCCGGAAGGACGCCCTGCTGGTCGAGGAAGTGACGGAGCCGACGCTGGTGGCGACCTACGAGAAGAACAGCCCGGAGGCGTTCGACTTCGCGGCCGGCGACGCCGCGGCGGCCGCCCGCGAGGCGTACGACCTCGACTTCGAGCACGCCGTCTGTGCCGCCGGCGTCGCGCGG
It encodes:
- a CDS encoding nucleotidyl transferase family protein, which translates into the protein MTDLETHYEAAVERRGYDPVDGPIGDLSASTCRHRFAFVGDADALAAATPAETLVSVGISPTGAPHVGTLGQVRSAVDLQRAGFDVRLTVADQVVYNAGGGDAATLRERAERYRAFALERGFDPERGRVVVQSEAADALRAATRLARRYDPDAGGDRWDERTAFEADLAAAYEAVESGGGDATAFSESLCGLLMAADNVAPLTDEFRAGYDRVLLSLGADNVGMARRFDDLRAAAGVDGRVVGLFSRLVPGVDGTPKMSKSIPGSGIRLDAPPERVRDRVTDPALDDGDAAESVVFGMVRLASPYDGDELDELRDARAAGDDRWRDAVREYADHLANAAEAWRCTGRA
- a CDS encoding homing endonuclease associated repeat-containing protein is translated as MTTEEEYLDALSEAARELGESPTKAQYEELGLRPASATILRVMGSWNAAKEAAGLETFERGSLNEGEVQPKPDDVDLSDREWRELSGYQRWYRKNRESEIRKKDRRRAELRRWLHVYKRDNCACERCGEGNPACLDFHHPGEKDLGISAMVVYGYSKANIGEEINRCTVLCANCHRKEHYSVPPGVGSADE
- a CDS encoding SDR family NAD(P)-dependent oxidoreductase; this encodes MPAAVVTGSSRGIGRAIALRFAADGYDVAVNYHTNEAKAEEVADAVRERGQEAVAVGADVADPEAAARLVDRAADAFGGVDHVVNNAGIDQHVYTENLDPADFDRVMDVNVNSAFNVTKAALPHLRDSDDDPSATAVSSILAHTGAPIEVHYAASKGALLSLVRSHAEDFAPDVRVNAVAPGHVETDMTADRSPDEKREELADIPLDRYGRPEEIADAVAYLRDASFVTGETLNVNGGEEMR
- a CDS encoding IMP cyclohydrolase, producing MYIGRFVVVGPDVAAYRVSSRSFPNRRIDEREGALTVGPTADAPETDNPYIAYNCARTVGDAAVLGNGSHVDPITEKVGLGYPARDALATALLSLDYEKDDYDTPRVAGVLTAEGAYVGIVRKDALLVEEVTEPTLVATYEKNSPEAFDFAAGDAAAAAREAYDLDFEHAVCAAGVARTDDGFETAVVNGDE
- a CDS encoding ABC transporter permease — protein: MFPTRSEVAGRRIDPLSVILALGGVLLLYYLVPLVSLFVAQPPGAVWAQLTTPRVAGAVRTSLWAAVASTAVATAFGLPLAYWLARADGRAATLVTAAVVLPLVLPPVVSGMLLLTVVGPDTALGGLAAANGVSLTRSIVGVVLAQTFVASPFVVVTAKAAFEGVDRRLEHASRSLGKGRLTTFRRVTLPLSWPGVLAGMTLAFARSLGEFGATIMLAYYPRTMPVQIWVSFTTAGIERAFPVAVVLVCVAVGTLAALNALGSNPLA
- a CDS encoding ABC transporter ATP-binding protein, which encodes MLVVEDLTKAFDAFRLGPVDLTVGDEVLAVLGPSGCGKSTLLGLVAGTLDPDGGRVSLSGRRLDGRPPEERGVGVVFQDGALFPHMTARENVAYAGAAPERVADLATTLEVADVLDRPATALSGGERQRVALARALAADPDALLLDEPLANLDAPVRRRLRGALHETFAETGVPTVLVTHDRRVATAVGDRVAVLRDGGVEQVGTPSAVLDRPATPFVARFTGSENVFESRVVDRDADGVALAFGDATLRSTRDAPAGATVTACVRPARVRLVGGDAPEGANVLRGTVARWLHEGDEYRVTAAVDGAADHVTAAVPATAFERAGVERGATVRLAFDPAAVHLIEAA
- a CDS encoding dCTP deaminase/dUTPase family protein, producing the protein MTDDIASHVDGLLHEQTQVRDRGVDLTAAEVYEVTAPGRVDFGGSELTDAERTPHDRVRRNEGDDYEWWHLDAGQYLVEYNESVAGDAVLTVQPRCELRERGASHPTLTVAELGPVPLSVGGAGIRLKENARISTVVDAERR
- a CDS encoding GIDE domain-containing protein encodes the protein MGSPLAVGPFSNAMLIGAVLTVGFGAFGLVTLYRGVNDLGRGYRIMSNDPVDAGSVHLESGVVEVQGTAEPIDGTLDAAYTETDCLAYEYEEKHKHEDHDDDGNEREEWRTVDSGGDETPFYVTDDTGSVAVDPDGAEVSVHSDRVDSSIRVRKYEGRLDPGETVHVYGEKVDAADTADAPGDERVYIGDGGTAESFTISDTTENRTIMRYLGKGVATTVIGVVTLGAASVPTLTYTGHLSSVREFASQYLPLLLA
- a CDS encoding MFS transporter, whose protein sequence is MAPRDRTADDGLGRALGALAVGWFLTLGARFLPPAILPQIRATFGIGDATAGVAISAIWVGYGLMQFPAGALADRVDERTLLSLSLVLAGASLAAIAGAPAFGVFLVACVLFGLGTGLFGPPRGIALSNLFAPTPGRAFGITLAAGSVGSAALPFVASVLTDRIGWRLAVGLLVPAFLGVAAATLRYVPADTGSGSDDGDDAASLRRTLGRALTDRQVLTAVAALTLMLFTFQALTAFLPTYLIRAKGVGQGVAGALFGVLFVAGAAAQLAGGDAVDRYGTRAVMVAVAVATALSLAALPLVGGLVPVAAVVVLLATQMAVQPVMNSYIIEALPPAGTGTAWGFLRTAFFLLGATGSTVVGVLSERGLLDESFYLLAGVTAVAVLLFVLLPAES
- a CDS encoding extracellular solute-binding protein, with amino-acid sequence MGRDERVGRRAVLAAAAGGVAGMAGCGAVSGEDAVSVLAAGSLQNALENGLPDRVDAAVRVEAHGSARAARLVADGAKDPDIVSVADAALFDGPLRPGWHAEFATNAVVLAYDPDSEGGRRIAEAGTEAWYRPLLSGAASLGRTDPDLDPLGYRTLFALELATDHYGTDADLRGAVPERDQVYPETQLLSQFETGGIDAAFTYRSMAVDRGYEFVALPAAVDLSDPALADRYAAATYELPGGKTVRGAPIRYASTLRRESSAATDAFEAHVAGGYLADFGFGVPENYPRYTGDVPDAV
- a CDS encoding Tfx family DNA-binding protein, whose protein sequence is MPTAADTALTERQVEVLELREAGHTQREVAERLGTTASNVSAIERAAQENVSKARRTLELVRTLRSPVRFTVEAGTYFEDVVEAVYERGDEAGIKVDYCTPELNAHLYGELEAYVAESRLDTAVEVGLTEDGEVKVYADGA
- a CDS encoding transcription initiation factor IIB → MSRLNTHRSGRRAEIEPENTETESDCPECGADQFVQSPDRGELVCDDCGLVVDEEAIDYGPEWRAFSHEERQQKSRVGAPTTETMHDRGLTTDIDWRNTDAKGRSIGSEKRGQLHRLRKWQRRIRTRDAGERNLKQALSEIDRMASALGVPRFVREIASVMYRKALEKDLIRGRSIEGVATATLYAACRKEGIARSLEEISEVSRVDRREIGRTYRYISQELGLEMKPVDPKQFVPRFCSELEVSESVRTRAREIVERTAKEGLHSGKSPTGFAAAAIYTASLDCDEKQTQRAVAEVAQVTEVTIRNRYQEQTAVLEGDA